CGGCGTCGAGATCGTCGGCGTGCCCACCGTGCGCGAGGACGACGGCCTGGCCCTCTCCAGCCGCAACCGCTATCTGAAGCCACAGGAGCGACGCACCGCGCTCGCCCTGTCCCGCGCCCTGTTCGCGGGCCGCGACCGGCACGCGGCGCAGGAGGCGCTGCGCGCGCGAGCCCGCGAAGTGCCCGCCTCGCACGCGCGTGCCGAGGCCCTGAGCGCCCTCGGCGAGTCCCGCGCGGCCGCCGACACCCACGCGGTCGCCCAGGCGTCCCCGGGCGGCCCCACGGCCGTCCGCGCGGCCGCCCGCCTGGTCCTGGACGACGCCGCGCGCCAGGACCCCCCGCTCGCCCTGGACTACCTCGCGCTCGTCGACCCCCGCGACTTCGGCGACATCGAGGACGACTTCACCGGCGAGGCCGTCCTCGCCGTCGCCGCCCGGGTAGGGACGACCCGGCTGATCGACAACATCCCCCTGACCTTCGGAGCCGCCTCGTGACCAGCACAGGCATACGCCCGCCCGTCGCCGACCACCCTGGAACGGGAGCGCCTCGCGCTCACCTCCACCTGCACGCGCCCGCGCCTGGGTGGTCCATCACCGCGGACGTCGTGGTCGTCGGCTCCGGTGTCGCCGGCCTCACCGCGGCCCTGCGCTGCGAGGCCGAGGGACTCAGGACCGTCGTCGTCACCAAGGCCCGCCTCGACGACGGCTCCACCCGCTGGGCGCAGGGCGGCATCGCCGCGGCCCTCGGCGAGGGCGACACCCCCGAACAGCACCTGGACGACACGCTGGTCGCGGGCGTGGGCCTGTGCGACGAGGAGGCCGTCCGGATCCTCGTCACCGAGGGCCCGGACGCCGTACGCCGCCTGATCGCGACCGGAGCACACTTCGACGAGTCCGAAGCGGGCGACCTGGAGCTGACCCGCGAGGGCGGCCACCACCGCCGCCGTATCGCCCACGCGGGCGGCGACGCGACCGGCGCGGAGATCTCCCGGGCGCTCGTCGAGGCCGTCCGCGCGCGGGGGCTGCGCACCATCGAGAACGCGCTCGTCCTGGACCTGCTGACGGACGCCGACGGCCGCACGGCGGGCGTCACCCTGCACGTCATGGGCGAGGGCCAGCACGACGGCGTGGGCGCCGTCCACGCCCCCACGGTCGTCCTCGCGACCGGCGGCATGGGCCAGGTGTTCTCCGCGACCACCAACCCCTCCGTGTCGACGGGCGACGGCGTGGCGCTCGCCCTGCGCGCGGGCGCCGAGGTCAGCGACCTGGAATTCGTGCAGTTCCACCCCACCGTGCTGTTCCTGGGCTCGGACGCGGAGGGCCAGCAGCCCCTCGTCTCCGAGGCCGTGCGCGGCGAAGGAGCCCACCTGGTCGACGCCGACGGCGTGCGCTTCATGGTCGGACAGCACGAACTGGCCGAACTCGCGCCGAGGGACATCGTCGCCAAGGGCATCACGCGCCGCATGCAGGAGCAGGACGCCGAGCACATGTTCCTCGACGCCCGGCACTTCGGCGCGGACATGTGGGAGCACCGCTTCCCGACGATTCTCGCCGCCTGCCGCGCCCACGGCATCGACCCGGTGACCGAGCCCATCCCGATCGCACCGGCCGCCCACTACGCCTCCGGGGGCGTCCGCACCGACTCCCGGGGCCGTACGACCGTCCCCGGTCTGTACGCGTGCGGCGAAGTGGCCTGCACGGGCGTGCACGGCGCGAACCGGCTCGCCTCCAACTCCCTCCTGGAGGGCCTGGTCTACGCCGAGCGCATCGCCGCCGACATCATGGCGAGCCATGCGGGCGACGGCCTCCACGCGCGCGTGCCCGCACCCGTCGAGCACCCCGCGAAGCCTGCGCATCCCCTGCTCGCACCCGAGGCCCGGTTCGCGATCCAGCGGACCATGACCCTGGGCGCGGGCGTGCTGCGCTCCGCCCGGTCCCTGGCCGGCGCGGCGGACACCCTGCACGCGCTGGACGCCGACGCCCGCGACGCCCTCGAGGAGAACGGCAAGACGGCCGAACCCGGCGTCGACACCTGGGAGGCCACCAACCTCCTGTCCGTGGCCCGCGTCCTGGTGGCCGCGGCCCAGCTGCGCGAGGAGACGCGCGGCTGCCACTGGCGCGAGGACGAGCCCGACCGGAACGACACGGCGTGGCGGCGCCACATCGTCGTACGGCTGAATCCCGACCGGACCCTCGCCGTACACACCACCGATACCGCAGACTTCCCCCCGACCCGGCAGCCCCTTCAGGAGCAGTGACAGTAGTGAGCACCGAAGACCTTCCCCTCGCCTCCTCCGGAGGCTGCGGCGACGGCTGTGCCTGCGGCGCGGACGGCGACGCGGAGTACCTGGAGTGCGGGCTCGACCCCGCGCTCGCCCAACTCCTGGCCGACGCCGGGCTCGACCCGGTGGAGGTCGAGGACATCGCCAACGTCGCGATCCAGGAGGACCTCGCCAACGGCGTGGACGTGACGACCGTCGCGACCATCTCCGAGGACGCCGTCGCCACTGCCGACTTCGTCGCGCGCGAGGCGGGCGTCGTGGCCGGCCTCAGGGTCGCCGAGGCGGTCGTCTCGGTGGTCTGCGAGGCCGAGTTCGAGGTCGAACGGCATGTGGAGGACGGCGACCGTGTGGCGGCCGGGCAGAAGCTCCTGTCGGTCACCACGCGCACGCGCGACCTGCTCACCGCCGAGCGCAGCGCACTGAACCTGCTGTGCCGGCTCTCGGGCATCGCGACCGCCACGCGCGCGTGGGCGGACGTACTGGAGGGCACCAAGGCACGCGTGCGTGACACGCGGAAGACGACTCCGGGGCTCAG
This is a stretch of genomic DNA from Streptomyces sp. NBC_00285. It encodes these proteins:
- a CDS encoding L-aspartate oxidase — protein: MTSTGIRPPVADHPGTGAPRAHLHLHAPAPGWSITADVVVVGSGVAGLTAALRCEAEGLRTVVVTKARLDDGSTRWAQGGIAAALGEGDTPEQHLDDTLVAGVGLCDEEAVRILVTEGPDAVRRLIATGAHFDESEAGDLELTREGGHHRRRIAHAGGDATGAEISRALVEAVRARGLRTIENALVLDLLTDADGRTAGVTLHVMGEGQHDGVGAVHAPTVVLATGGMGQVFSATTNPSVSTGDGVALALRAGAEVSDLEFVQFHPTVLFLGSDAEGQQPLVSEAVRGEGAHLVDADGVRFMVGQHELAELAPRDIVAKGITRRMQEQDAEHMFLDARHFGADMWEHRFPTILAACRAHGIDPVTEPIPIAPAAHYASGGVRTDSRGRTTVPGLYACGEVACTGVHGANRLASNSLLEGLVYAERIAADIMASHAGDGLHARVPAPVEHPAKPAHPLLAPEARFAIQRTMTLGAGVLRSARSLAGAADTLHALDADARDALEENGKTAEPGVDTWEATNLLSVARVLVAAAQLREETRGCHWREDEPDRNDTAWRRHIVVRLNPDRTLAVHTTDTADFPPTRQPLQEQ
- the nadC gene encoding carboxylating nicotinate-nucleotide diphosphorylase — protein: MSTEDLPLASSGGCGDGCACGADGDAEYLECGLDPALAQLLADAGLDPVEVEDIANVAIQEDLANGVDVTTVATISEDAVATADFVAREAGVVAGLRVAEAVVSVVCEAEFEVERHVEDGDRVAAGQKLLSVTTRTRDLLTAERSALNLLCRLSGIATATRAWADVLEGTKARVRDTRKTTPGLRSLEKFAVRCGGGVNHRMSLSDAALVKDNHVVAAGGVAQAFKAVREAFPDVPIEVEVDNLYQLKDVVDAGADLILLDNFTPGECEAAVALVRGQAVLEASGRLTLDTARAYADTGVDYLAVGALTHSSPILDIGLDLREAE